In a genomic window of Anoplopoma fimbria isolate UVic2021 breed Golden Eagle Sablefish chromosome 6, Afim_UVic_2022, whole genome shotgun sequence:
- the nckap1 gene encoding nck-associated protein 1, producing the protein MSRGVIQPSQQKLAEKLTILNDRGVGMLTRVYNIKKACGDPKAKPSYLVDKNLESAVKFIVRKFPAVETRNNNLAQLQKEKSEILKNLALYYFTFVDVMEFKDHVCELLNTIDACQVFFDITVNFDLTKNYLDLVVTYTTLMTILSRIEERKAIIGLYNYAHEMTHGASDREYPRLGQMIVDYENALKKLMEEFVPHGKSLSDALISLQMVYPRRNLSADQWRNAQLLSLISAPSTMLNPAQSDTMPCEYLSLDAMEKWIVFGFILCHAVLNSDATALSLWKLALQSSTCLCLFRDEVFHIHKAAEDLFVNIRGYNKRINDIRECKEQALSHAGSMHRERRKFLRSALKELATVLADQPGLLGPKALFVFMALSFARDEIIWLLRHADNIQKKSTDDFIDKHIAELIFYMEELRAHVRKYGPVMQRYYVQYLSGFDAVVLNELVQNLSVCPEDESIIMSSFVNTMTSLSVKQVEDGEVFDFRGMRLDWFRLQAYTSVSKASLGIADHKELGKMMNTIIFHTKMVDSLVEMLVETSDLSIFCFYSRAFEKMFQQCLELPSQSRHSICFPLLCTHFMSCTHELCPEERHHIGDRSLSLCNMFLDEMAKQARNLITDICTEQCTLSDQLLPKHCAKTISQAVNKKSKKATGKKGEPEREKPGVESMRKNRLLVTNLDKLHTALSELCFSINYVPNLAVWEHTFTPREYLTSHLEIRFTKSIVGMTMYNQATQEIAKPSELLTSVRAYMTVLQSIENYVTIDITRVFNNVLLQQTQHLDSHGEPTITSLYTNWYLETLLRQVSNGHIAYFPAMKAFVNLPTENELTFNAEEYSDISEMRSLSELLGPYGMKFLSESLMWHISSQVAELKKLVVENMEVLTQMRTSFDKPEHMAALFKKLTSVDSVLKRMTIIGVILSFRSLAQEALRDVLSCHIPFLVSSVEDFKDHIPRETDMKVAMNVYELSSAAGLPCEIDPALVVALSSQKSDNISPEEEYKIACLLMVFVAVSLPTLASNVMSQYSPAIEGHCNNIHCLAKAINQIAAALFTIHKGSIEDRLKEFLALASSSLLKIGQETDKMTTRNRESVYLLLDMIVQESPFLTMDLLESCFPYVLLRNAYHAVYKQSISANA; encoded by the exons GCATGTGGCGATCCCAAGGCTAAGCCCTCCTATCTCGTGGATAAGAACTTGGAGTCGGCGGTTAAATTCATTGTCAGGAAGTTTCCTGCCGTGGAGACACGGAATAATAAC CTGGCTCAGCTGCAGAAGGAAAAGTCAGAGATCCTGAAGAACCTGGCGCTCTACTATTTCACCTTCGTAGATGTCATGGAATTCAAG GACCATGTGTGTGAGCTGCTGAACACCATCGACGCCTGCCAGGTCTTCTTTGACATT aCGGTGAACTTTGACCTCACCAAGAACTACCTGGACCTGGTGGTGACCTACACTACTCTGATGACCATTCTGTCCCGCATAGAGGAGAGGAAGGCCATCATCGGACTCTACAACTACGCCCACGAGATGACGCACGGAGCCAG TGACCGGGAGTACCCCAGGTTGGGCCAGATGATCGTGGATTATGAAAACGCTTTGAAGAAGTTGATGGAGGAGTTTGTTCCACATGGAAAG tCCCTGTCGGATGCATTGATCAGCCTCCAGATGGTTTATCCCCGGAGGAATCTGTCCGCCGACCAGTGGAGGAACGCCCAGCTGCTGTCTCTCATCTCTGCTCCCTCCACCATGCTCAATCCTGCACAGTCAGACACT ATGCCGTGTGAATACCTGTCACTGGACGCAATGGAGAAATGGATTGTTT TTGGTTTCATCCTGTGTCACGCGGTGCTGAACAGCGACGCGACGGCGTTGTCTTTGTGGAAGCTGGCTCTGCAGAGCTCCACCTGCCTCTGTCTGTTCAGGGATGAAGTCTTCCACATCCACAAGGCTGCAGAGGATCTGTTCGTGAACATCAGAGG gtaCAACAAACGCATCAACGACATCAGAGAGTGCAAGGAACAGGCCCTGTCTCATGC aggctccatgcacagagagagacgCAAGTTTCTCCGATCGGCCCTGAAGGAGTTGGCCACAGTTTTAGCCGATCAACCTGGACTACTCGGTCCTAAG GCGTTGTTTGTGTTCATGGCGTTGTCGTTTGCACGTGACGAGATCATCTGGCTGCTTCGACACGCAGACAACATCCAGAAGAAGAGCACAGATGACTTCATAGACAA acACATAGCAGAGTTGATCTTCTACATGGAGGAGCTCAGAGCTCACGTCAGGAAGTACGGCCCGGTGATGCAGCGATACTACGTCCAGTACCTGTCCGGGTTTGATGCCGTGGTGCTGAATGAACTGGTGCAG aacctgtctgtgtgtccagagGACGAGTCTATAATCATGTCTTCATTTGTCAACACTATGACCTCTCTCAGTGTCAAACAAG TGGAGGATGGAGAGGTGTTTGACTTCAGAGGCATGAGGCTGGACTGGTTCAGACTTCAG gccTACACCAGCGTCTCTAAAGCCAGCCTCGGTATAGCCGATCACAAGGAGCTCGGCAAAATGATGAACACCATCATCTTCCACACAAAGATGGTGGACTCTCTGGTGGAGATGCTGGTGGAGACGTCGGACCTGTCCATCTTCTG cTTCTACAGCCGTGCGTTTGAGAAGATGTTCCAACAGTGTTTGGAGCTTCCCTCACAGAGCCGACACTCCATCTGCTTCCCTCTGCTCTGCACACACTTCATGTCCTGTACTCATGAGCTCTGTCCCGaggag CGTCACCACATAGGGGATCGAAGCCTCTCGTTGTGTAACATGTTTCTGGATGAAATGGCCAAACAGGCCAGAAACCTGATCACTGACATCTGCACTGAACAATGTACACTCAGCGACCag CTGCTTCCTAAGCACTGTGCGAAAACCATCAGCCAGGCGGTGAACAAGAAGAGCAAGAAGGCGACGGGGAAGAAGGGCGAgccggagagagagaaaccggGCGTGGAGAGCATGAGGAAGAACCGACTACTGGTCACCAA tcTGGATAAACTCCACACAGCACTTTCTGAACTCTGCTTCTCCATCAACTACGTTCCCAACCTGGCGGTCTGGGAGCACACGTTCACACCGAGAGAGTACCTCACCTCGCACCTGGAGATCAGATTTACCAA GTCTATAGTGGGGATGACCATGTACAACCAGGCTACCCAGGAGATAGCCAAGCCCAGCGAGCTGCTGACCAGCGTGCGGGCCTACATGACGGTGCTTCAGTCCATAGAGAACTACGTCACCATCGACATCACCCGGGTCTTCAACAACGTCCTCCTGCAGCAGACGCAGCACCTGGACAGCCACGGGGAACCCACCATCACCAGTCTGTACACAAACTG GTACCTGGAGACGTTGCTCCGTCAGGTCAGCAACGGACACATCGCCTACTTCCCGGCCATGAAGGCCTTCGTCAACCTTCCCACAGAGAACGAACTGACCTTCAACGCCGAGGAATACTCCGACATCTCCG aGATGCGTTCACTGTCTGAGCTGTTGGGGCCGTACGGTATGAAGTTCCTCAGCGAGAGTCTGATGTGGCACATCTCGTCACAGGTCGCTGAGCTGAAG AAACTGGTGGTAGAAAACATGGAGGTGTTGACCCAGATGAGGACGAGCTTCGACAAGCCAGAGCACATGGCCGCCCTCTTCAAGAAACTCACCT ctgtGGACAGCGTGTTGAAGAGGATGACCATCATTGGAGTCATCTTGTCCTTCCGCTCCCTGGCTCAGGAGGCTCTCAGAGat gtgTTATCCTGTCATATTCCCTTCCTGGTCAGTTCGGTGGAGGACTTCAAGGACCACATtcccagagagacagacatgaaG GTGGCCATGAATGTCTACGAGCTGTCGTCAGCGGCAGGTTTACCCTGTGAGATCGACCCGGCGCTTGTGGTGGCTCTGTCCTCGCAGAAAAGTg ATAACATCAGTCCAGAGGAGGAGTACAAGATCGCCTGTCTGCTGATGGTGTTTGTGGCGGTTTCCCTGCCAACGCTGGCCAGCAACGTGATGTCACAGTACAGCCCCGCCATAGAAG GCCACTGTAACAACATCCACTGCCTGGCCAAAGCCATCAACCAGATCGCTGCTGCTCTCTTCACCATCCACAAGGGGAGCATAGAGGACCGCCTCAAAGAGTTCCTGGCT CTGGCTTCATCCAGCCTGTTGAAGATCGGCCAGGAGACGGACAAGATGACAACACGCAACAGAGAGTCTGTCTACCTGCTGCTGGacatg ATTGTGCAGGAGTCTCCCTTCCTCACCATGGACCTGCTGGAGTCCTGCTTCCCCTACGTCCTGCTGCGAAACGCCTACCACGCCGTCTATAAACAGAGCATCAGTGCTAACGCATag